In Thermorudis peleae, a genomic segment contains:
- a CDS encoding SHOCT domain-containing protein, producing MWMWPMMGGWGAMPWWGALIMTLFWAVIVAGIVVFIVWIVRNISAHAPTQAGQNRALELLNERYARGELTRDEYLQMRHDLEG from the coding sequence ATGTGGATGTGGCCAATGATGGGTGGTTGGGGCGCGATGCCGTGGTGGGGTGCACTCATCATGACGCTATTCTGGGCTGTGATCGTCGCTGGGATTGTCGTATTCATCGTCTGGATCGTGCGCAATATCAGTGCCCACGCTCCCACCCAGGCTGGCCAAAACCGGGCGCTCGAGCTCCTCAACGAGCGGTATGCGCGCGGTGAACTCACACGTGATGAGTACCTGCAGATGCGCCACGACCTCGAAGGCTAA
- a CDS encoding PrsW family glutamic-type intramembrane protease, whose amino-acid sequence MAGLTAIVVGFLVSLVLALLSLVILWYADRYEKEPVRLVTLAFGGGLIVAPLLAWLIELAFGVPRTLAPLLLDRFPLTGPNYTGAAIDELAKWVVLLAVTWRWRDELDDALDGLVYGGVIGAGYALAQASVYYVQLLGIASVVRLDIGTIWALALSGMLNCVFTGVAGALIGYGAGLLSGRGGQLGGALVGLVVAVLYHLGWVAVVRQGVPGPAALSAALITLLTWAGLLFLVGVVIWALQHERAVIRWALTEEVQRGVLTEAELRQLLTGGHRLGGGERAKLAVELAFAKWRLAQGRATPETVTVLREELQTRKAEGGAA is encoded by the coding sequence ATGGCTGGATTAACCGCAATTGTGGTCGGTTTCCTTGTCAGCCTGGTGCTCGCGCTGCTCTCGCTGGTCATCCTCTGGTATGCCGACCGCTACGAGAAGGAGCCGGTGCGGCTCGTGACCCTCGCGTTCGGCGGTGGCCTCATCGTGGCGCCACTGCTCGCCTGGCTCATCGAGTTGGCTTTTGGTGTACCAAGGACGCTCGCGCCGTTGCTCCTCGATCGCTTTCCGCTAACCGGACCGAATTACACCGGTGCCGCGATCGACGAGCTTGCCAAATGGGTCGTCCTGCTAGCTGTGACCTGGCGGTGGCGCGACGAGCTCGACGATGCGCTCGATGGCCTGGTTTACGGAGGCGTGATCGGCGCTGGGTATGCCCTGGCCCAGGCCAGCGTCTACTACGTCCAGTTGCTCGGGATCGCCTCGGTGGTTCGCCTGGACATCGGCACGATTTGGGCGCTTGCCCTGTCTGGGATGCTCAACTGTGTCTTCACTGGAGTCGCTGGTGCACTCATCGGCTATGGCGCTGGGTTGCTCAGTGGGCGGGGCGGGCAACTCGGGGGTGCGCTCGTCGGTTTGGTTGTCGCCGTGCTCTATCACCTCGGTTGGGTAGCTGTCGTGCGGCAAGGCGTCCCGGGGCCTGCTGCCCTCAGTGCTGCCCTGATCACGCTGCTGACCTGGGCGGGGCTGCTGTTTTTGGTGGGCGTGGTGATCTGGGCGCTCCAGCACGAGCGGGCTGTAATCCGGTGGGCACTAACCGAGGAAGTGCAACGCGGCGTGTTGACGGAGGCAGAGCTACGCCAGTTGCTCACTGGCGGCCATCGTCTTGGCGGTGGCGAGCGGGCGAAGCTCGCGGTCGAGTTGGCGTTTGCGAAGTGGCGGCTGGCTCAGGGGCGAGCAACGCCCGAGACAGTCACGGTATTGCGCGAAGAGCTCCAGACACGTAAAGCAGAAGGGGGAGCAGCATGA
- a CDS encoding LLM class flavin-dependent oxidoreductase: protein MGWPRIGIDQPDRRSAVGMIEAIVRAEQHGVPMVWSITGARSPDALTAFAAAAVRTTTIQFGTAIVPTYPRHPVVMAQQTLVVHELAPGRFRLGIGPSHRPTIEGAYGIPMEKPLAHLREYLTVLRALLWEGRVEFHGQYFHVNTELVGKAPVPIYTSALRENAFRLAGELADGAISWMCPAHYVLTKALPALEAGATRAGRTERPRLVAHVPVVLTDDPTQMHQRARNVVGSYARMPFYAAMFADAGFPLPADGTPTDELLDHLVVWGAPQRVTERLVSLLDQGIDELLLMLIYGPDREGDEAQFYDIVRTVHQHVGER from the coding sequence ATGGGGTGGCCGCGGATTGGGATTGACCAACCAGACCGGCGTAGCGCCGTTGGCATGATTGAAGCCATCGTTCGCGCTGAGCAGCACGGCGTGCCAATGGTCTGGTCGATCACCGGCGCGCGAAGCCCTGATGCGCTCACGGCCTTTGCTGCAGCTGCCGTTCGCACAACGACTATCCAGTTCGGGACAGCAATCGTGCCGACCTATCCCCGTCATCCAGTCGTCATGGCCCAGCAAACCCTCGTTGTGCATGAGCTCGCACCTGGGCGCTTCCGCCTCGGCATCGGCCCAAGCCACCGCCCGACCATCGAAGGTGCCTATGGCATCCCTATGGAAAAGCCCCTCGCCCACCTGCGTGAGTACCTCACCGTGCTCCGTGCTCTGCTCTGGGAGGGACGAGTCGAGTTCCATGGCCAATACTTCCACGTGAACACGGAACTCGTTGGCAAAGCCCCTGTACCGATCTACACCTCTGCCTTGCGCGAAAACGCCTTCCGCTTGGCCGGCGAACTTGCTGACGGTGCAATCTCGTGGATGTGTCCTGCCCACTACGTACTGACCAAGGCGCTGCCAGCCCTCGAAGCCGGCGCAACGCGGGCCGGACGAACCGAGCGCCCACGGCTCGTTGCCCATGTTCCCGTCGTCCTCACCGATGACCCAACGCAAATGCACCAACGGGCGCGGAATGTCGTTGGCTCGTATGCCCGAATGCCGTTCTACGCTGCAATGTTTGCCGACGCTGGGTTCCCGCTTCCTGCCGACGGTACCCCCACGGATGAACTGCTTGATCATCTGGTTGTGTGGGGTGCTCCACAACGCGTAACCGAACGTCTCGTGTCCTTGCTCGATCAGGGAATCGATGAGCTCTTGCTCATGCTCATCTACGGCCCAGACCGCGAAGGCGATGAGGCGCAGTTCTATGACATCGTCCGCACCGTGCACCAGCACGTCGGTGAACGCTAG
- a CDS encoding xanthine dehydrogenase family protein molybdopterin-binding subunit: MVISHYVGARVRRKEDPRLITGTSMYVDDLQLPRMAHVAFVRSVYPHARIRGIDASAALAMPGVIAVITAKELRQWLKGPVTAPEGEGEGGGEGSAGPAAEPLASTVVRYVGEPIAAVVAESRYVAEDAAGAVQVDYEPLPSVVDPEEAMRDGAPQLYPGVKNNIGTRWDHTHGDVEGAFSQPDVVVVKQRFRSQRVSGISMEPRAIAAAPDPLTRGVTVWSSTQAPHWNRNALAAALGLPQSLVRVIAPEVGGGFGIKIGTYQEDFVLAALARALNRPVKWVESRSEHLQNTHHGREQVVDYEAAVRRDGKVLAIRATIIQNLGSHPRGLFLPATTGSMLVGCYDIPAVEIHAYGVYTNTMAVGAYRGAGRPEAAYYIERLMDIIADEIGMDPAEIRRKNFIRPEQFPYTTATGERYDTGDYEKALNKALEVADYAGLRRQQAEARQQGRYLGVGLASYVEICGFGPWESAMVRVEPSGAVSVFTGISPHGQGEETTFAQIVADELGADFDEVVVYHGDTANTPQGNGTMGSRSLVTGGSALLGAIQKVREKARRIAAHLLEAAVEDIEYADGKFRVKGAPDRALTLREIAAAAYGGGLPADIEPGLEASDFFAPPDEVFPFGTHVCLVEVMPDTGEVKILKYVSVDDCGPRVSPLLVEGQVHGGLAQGIAQALYEEVKYDERGQLLTGTLMDYAVPRATMLPAYITDYTVTPTNLNPLGVKGIGEAATIGSTPTVVNAVMDALEPFGIRHIDIPLTPQKVWKAIQHAKQGR, encoded by the coding sequence ATGGTCATCAGTCATTATGTCGGCGCGCGTGTCCGCCGGAAGGAAGACCCCCGGCTGATTACTGGGACGTCGATGTATGTCGACGACTTGCAGTTGCCGCGCATGGCACACGTCGCATTTGTCCGGAGTGTGTATCCGCACGCGCGCATCCGCGGGATTGATGCGTCGGCAGCGCTTGCGATGCCCGGCGTGATTGCAGTCATTACGGCCAAGGAATTGCGGCAGTGGCTCAAAGGGCCGGTGACAGCTCCCGAAGGTGAAGGAGAAGGTGGAGGCGAAGGATCGGCAGGGCCAGCGGCTGAGCCGTTGGCAAGCACGGTCGTACGCTACGTTGGGGAGCCGATTGCTGCGGTTGTGGCTGAAAGCCGCTATGTGGCTGAGGATGCCGCTGGCGCCGTCCAGGTTGACTATGAGCCGCTGCCGTCGGTCGTCGACCCGGAAGAAGCGATGCGTGACGGGGCACCGCAGCTGTATCCCGGTGTCAAGAACAACATTGGCACGCGGTGGGACCATACGCACGGTGATGTCGAGGGGGCGTTCAGTCAACCAGATGTTGTTGTGGTTAAGCAGCGTTTTCGCAGCCAGCGTGTTTCAGGCATTTCGATGGAGCCGCGGGCTATTGCGGCTGCGCCTGATCCGCTGACGCGTGGGGTGACGGTGTGGAGTTCGACGCAGGCCCCACACTGGAATCGGAACGCCCTGGCGGCAGCGTTGGGTCTGCCGCAGAGCCTGGTTCGAGTGATTGCGCCGGAAGTTGGCGGCGGGTTTGGGATTAAGATTGGCACGTATCAAGAAGACTTTGTGCTGGCCGCGCTTGCCCGAGCGCTTAACCGGCCGGTGAAGTGGGTCGAGAGTCGCTCCGAGCACCTGCAGAATACGCACCATGGGCGGGAGCAGGTGGTTGACTATGAGGCGGCGGTGCGGCGAGACGGCAAGGTGTTAGCGATTCGTGCCACGATTATCCAGAACCTTGGATCGCACCCACGTGGGCTGTTCCTGCCGGCGACAACGGGCTCGATGCTGGTTGGCTGCTACGATATTCCGGCAGTTGAGATTCACGCCTATGGTGTCTACACGAACACGATGGCGGTTGGAGCTTATCGTGGGGCTGGGCGGCCAGAGGCGGCGTACTACATTGAGCGGTTGATGGATATCATCGCTGACGAGATTGGGATGGACCCAGCCGAGATTCGGCGCAAGAACTTCATTCGGCCGGAACAGTTCCCCTACACGACGGCAACCGGTGAGCGGTATGACACGGGGGACTATGAGAAGGCGCTGAACAAGGCGCTTGAGGTTGCTGATTACGCGGGGCTGCGGCGCCAGCAGGCAGAGGCGCGGCAACAAGGGCGCTATCTCGGGGTTGGACTTGCGAGCTACGTCGAGATCTGCGGCTTTGGGCCGTGGGAGAGCGCGATGGTGCGCGTCGAGCCGAGCGGCGCGGTGAGTGTCTTCACCGGCATTTCGCCGCATGGCCAGGGCGAGGAGACGACCTTTGCCCAGATCGTTGCTGATGAGCTTGGGGCGGATTTTGATGAAGTCGTTGTCTATCACGGGGACACGGCGAATACGCCGCAGGGCAACGGCACGATGGGCAGCCGCAGCCTGGTGACTGGCGGATCGGCGTTACTTGGGGCGATTCAGAAGGTGCGGGAGAAGGCGCGGCGGATTGCGGCGCACTTGCTTGAGGCGGCTGTCGAAGATATTGAGTATGCCGATGGGAAATTCCGGGTGAAGGGCGCGCCAGACCGCGCGCTGACGCTCCGGGAGATTGCTGCGGCGGCCTATGGAGGCGGACTGCCCGCCGATATTGAGCCAGGGCTTGAGGCGAGCGACTTCTTCGCGCCGCCTGACGAGGTTTTCCCGTTCGGTACGCACGTCTGCCTGGTCGAGGTCATGCCAGATACTGGCGAGGTCAAGATCCTCAAGTACGTCTCGGTCGACGACTGCGGGCCACGGGTCAGCCCCTTGCTTGTGGAAGGGCAGGTACATGGTGGGCTGGCCCAGGGCATTGCGCAAGCGCTCTACGAAGAAGTCAAGTACGATGAGCGAGGGCAGTTGCTCACCGGGACGCTGATGGACTATGCCGTACCACGCGCGACCATGCTCCCGGCGTATATTACGGATTACACCGTGACGCCGACGAACCTAAACCCGCTTGGGGTCAAGGGGATCGGCGAGGCCGCGACCATTGGCTCAACGCCGACGGTCGTGAACGCGGTAATGGATGCCCTGGAGCCGTTTGGCATCCGCCATATCGATATTCCGCTGACGCCGCAGAAGGTCTGGAAGGCGATTCAGCACGCGAAGCAAGGGCGCTAG
- a CDS encoding glycerophosphodiester phosphodiesterase, which yields MAGTTLLIAHRGGAVRPDEEHTLTACSRALAYGAHALEVDVRRTADGALVLWHDGALVDSTGRSWPVRTTTLAQLRQLWPPLLQLETVLERFGSRTLLVLDLKDPAAVPALAETLTRWPYPDRVLVTSQQSAALRRLSTMVPQIHCGLSRGHAIQHMTRIGAAGGRVGQWALTLQLWFGLRQAGCRILAIQHRLIQPPLIRMAQRSGIAILAWTVDYPAEAQRLTSLGVCGITTNAVQRLAALDIWRYDQPVSWRDVLSHPAPRECSAALACCSERGMRDQAEGGHQHGVAADWD from the coding sequence ATGGCAGGCACGACGCTGCTCATCGCCCACCGTGGTGGTGCCGTTCGCCCCGACGAAGAACACACCTTGACGGCCTGCAGCCGTGCGCTGGCCTACGGTGCCCATGCGCTCGAAGTCGACGTGCGGCGCACTGCCGACGGCGCACTCGTGCTCTGGCATGATGGCGCACTGGTCGACTCCACCGGCCGTTCCTGGCCAGTTCGAACTACCACGCTCGCCCAGTTGCGCCAGCTCTGGCCTCCGCTGCTTCAGCTTGAAACCGTCCTTGAGCGGTTTGGCTCCCGAACCCTCCTCGTCCTCGACCTGAAAGATCCAGCCGCCGTGCCTGCCCTTGCTGAGACACTCACCCGTTGGCCCTATCCTGACCGCGTCCTTGTGACTTCGCAGCAGTCGGCCGCCCTGCGCCGCTTGTCGACCATGGTTCCCCAGATCCATTGTGGCTTGTCTCGCGGTCACGCTATCCAGCATATGACGCGTATCGGCGCGGCCGGCGGCCGCGTGGGCCAATGGGCACTGACCCTTCAGCTCTGGTTTGGCCTTCGCCAGGCTGGTTGTCGCATCCTTGCCATTCAACATCGCCTCATCCAGCCACCGCTGATTCGCATGGCCCAGCGATCCGGCATCGCAATCCTGGCCTGGACAGTCGATTACCCCGCTGAAGCCCAACGGTTAACCAGCCTCGGCGTCTGTGGTATCACCACGAACGCTGTCCAGCGACTCGCCGCCCTCGACATCTGGCGATACGACCAACCAGTGAGTTGGCGTGACGTTCTTAGTCATCCTGCTCCTCGGGAATGTTCCGCTGCGCTTGCATGTTGTTCAGAGCGAGGAATGCGTGACCAGGCGGAAGGGGGACACCAACATGGGGTGGCCGCGGATTGGGATTGA
- the murJ gene encoding murein biosynthesis integral membrane protein MurJ, which translates to MSMTAQATRSERRQMVRAAALLMVGTLLSRLLGLAREQVNATLFGTGDAIAAFTIADNVQTLLFDLLISGMLQAALVPVLSAYTAPEQRAELRRIVGALLTLAFFVVGAAVLVLEAGAPLVVAVMTGLGGGAAARGAQTVALTVQLVRWILPATLLLAWATILMGTLYALDRFARPALALATRNAAIVVAALLLGHTLGVRSLVLGTLAGALLLTLVQLGGLRDLLPRPNLGFGHPAIRRVLRLYVPIFLGLIANTAAVILDRNLAWGVSEDALGAMRYATALNQMVLGLVAAATSLAALPQLARHFAAGDELAYQRTLGLGLKLVGLLIFPATLGLAAIGWPAVTLIYFHGATDLAGAHAIWVALLGYLPGTLCAAFDQVVIFAFYARQNTRTPVIVGVLAVGIYLVTALLLVHPLGMLGLVLANSAQFIGHLIIIGWLLHRELGSIGDPTTWPAIGRAALAAVIMAAVVFVVTIGLRLVRAPESAGLSWRLLTVGVPVVIGALVYWIGLRLLQVEEAQLLVAALRARLLNR; encoded by the coding sequence ATGAGCATGACAGCGCAGGCGACCCGCAGTGAGCGCCGCCAGATGGTGCGCGCCGCAGCGCTCCTCATGGTTGGCACCCTGCTCAGCCGTCTCCTCGGCCTTGCCCGCGAGCAAGTCAACGCCACACTCTTCGGCACCGGAGACGCCATTGCTGCCTTCACCATCGCCGATAATGTCCAAACGCTCCTCTTCGACTTGCTCATCAGTGGTATGTTGCAGGCTGCACTGGTTCCTGTCTTGAGCGCATACACCGCCCCCGAGCAACGAGCTGAGTTACGTCGCATCGTCGGTGCGCTCCTCACACTGGCATTCTTCGTCGTTGGTGCCGCAGTGCTCGTGCTCGAAGCCGGTGCCCCGCTCGTTGTCGCCGTCATGACCGGCCTCGGCGGTGGCGCTGCTGCGCGGGGTGCGCAGACCGTTGCCTTGACCGTCCAGCTAGTCCGCTGGATCCTGCCAGCCACGCTCCTCCTTGCCTGGGCTACCATCTTGATGGGAACGCTCTACGCGCTCGATCGATTCGCGCGCCCCGCCCTGGCGCTCGCCACACGCAATGCCGCCATCGTCGTCGCTGCGCTCCTCCTCGGCCACACGCTTGGCGTGCGCAGCCTTGTGCTCGGCACGCTCGCCGGCGCCCTGCTCTTAACGCTGGTCCAGCTTGGCGGACTCCGCGATCTCCTGCCTCGACCAAACCTGGGATTCGGCCACCCGGCGATTCGGCGCGTCTTGCGGCTTTACGTACCAATCTTCCTTGGCCTGATCGCCAATACCGCTGCCGTGATCCTGGACCGTAACCTTGCCTGGGGCGTGAGTGAAGACGCGCTCGGGGCAATGCGCTATGCCACGGCGCTCAACCAGATGGTGCTAGGCCTGGTTGCTGCTGCAACGTCACTTGCTGCCCTGCCCCAACTCGCTCGTCACTTTGCCGCTGGCGACGAGCTGGCCTACCAGCGCACGCTCGGCCTCGGCCTCAAACTGGTTGGCTTATTGATCTTTCCAGCAACGCTCGGCCTTGCCGCGATCGGCTGGCCTGCCGTAACGCTCATCTACTTCCATGGTGCCACTGACCTTGCTGGCGCACATGCTATCTGGGTAGCGCTCCTTGGCTATCTGCCGGGAACCCTCTGTGCGGCCTTTGACCAGGTCGTAATCTTCGCCTTCTATGCCCGCCAGAATACCCGCACCCCTGTCATCGTCGGCGTCCTCGCCGTTGGAATCTATCTTGTAACCGCGCTACTCCTCGTCCATCCCTTGGGGATGCTTGGGCTCGTGCTGGCAAACTCCGCCCAGTTCATCGGCCACCTCATCATCATCGGCTGGCTCTTGCACCGCGAACTTGGTAGCATCGGTGATCCCACGACTTGGCCGGCGATCGGACGAGCCGCGCTCGCCGCCGTCATCATGGCTGCCGTCGTCTTCGTGGTGACGATTGGTCTGCGCCTCGTGCGTGCCCCCGAGTCGGCTGGCCTCAGCTGGCGGCTCCTCACTGTCGGAGTCCCGGTCGTCATTGGTGCCCTCGTCTACTGGATCGGCCTGCGACTGCTCCAGGTCGAAGAGGCGCAATTACTCGTCGCCGCACTCCGGGCTCGCCTGCTCAACCGCTGA
- a CDS encoding phosphatase PAP2 family protein has translation MMTTPNVTLASPRRDWRMFPQRIVARQQNVRGTTQRFSAQPLILALSAVAFVLYLVLAWRVRRRPQSQLDLRATLLLQRLRSPLIARIFHSASWFGFRPQSLILPSLTIVGFAVTGNRRESLYLVLAWLASLGSFFTKLVVRRPRPQDPLIRIVPAALRDTSFPSGHTIHYTAFWGLTAYFLRRCSSVPVALRRLLISCLGALIALVGPSRVYLGHHWTSDVIGSYLFGGGWLGLLITAYQCGRQTQRE, from the coding sequence ATGATGACGACGCCTAACGTCACGCTGGCAAGCCCTCGGCGTGATTGGCGGATGTTCCCTCAACGAATCGTGGCCCGGCAACAGAATGTGCGGGGCACTACCCAGCGTTTCAGTGCTCAGCCCCTTATCCTTGCGCTCAGCGCTGTTGCCTTTGTGCTTTACCTCGTCCTTGCCTGGCGCGTGCGCCGCCGGCCGCAGTCCCAGCTCGACCTCCGCGCGACGCTGCTGCTCCAGCGCCTTCGCTCTCCTCTCATTGCGCGCATTTTCCACAGTGCGAGTTGGTTCGGCTTTCGGCCGCAAAGTCTCATCTTACCCAGCCTGACCATCGTTGGCTTCGCGGTGACCGGTAATCGACGCGAAAGCCTCTATCTCGTCCTCGCTTGGCTTGCAAGCCTTGGGAGTTTCTTCACAAAGCTCGTCGTGCGGCGACCTCGCCCACAGGATCCATTAATCCGTATTGTTCCCGCCGCGTTACGCGATACCAGCTTCCCCAGTGGACATACCATCCATTACACAGCATTCTGGGGTCTCACCGCCTACTTCCTGCGCCGCTGCTCGTCTGTGCCGGTCGCACTCCGGCGCTTACTCATCAGCTGCCTTGGCGCGCTCATCGCACTCGTCGGGCCCTCCCGCGTCTACCTCGGTCATCACTGGACGAGTGACGTTATCGGATCCTATCTCTTCGGCGGTGGCTGGCTGGGCCTGTTGATTACGGCGTACCAGTGCGGTCGGCAGACGCAACGGGAGTGA
- a CDS encoding adenylyltransferase/cytidyltransferase family protein codes for MGQVVPFASLVDLGQHLHARGQRIVFTNGHFDLLHPGHVRLLQTARTLGDVLIVGINTDQTAQQRKGPGRPILPESARAELLAALACVDYVTIFPHPTAEEAIRILRPDVYVKGGDYAATPDEEAAGKTPLPEAAIVRSYGGQVVILPLVPGWSTTAIVRRILDAYCPGQSRDAQP; via the coding sequence ATGGGCCAAGTCGTGCCCTTTGCATCATTAGTAGACCTTGGCCAACACCTTCACGCGCGCGGCCAGCGGATTGTTTTTACCAACGGCCACTTTGATCTCTTACATCCTGGGCACGTTCGCCTCTTGCAAACTGCTCGAACACTCGGCGACGTCCTCATCGTCGGGATCAACACCGACCAAACTGCTCAGCAGCGCAAGGGGCCTGGCCGCCCAATCTTGCCGGAGTCAGCGCGCGCCGAGTTGCTCGCTGCCCTCGCCTGTGTCGACTATGTCACCATCTTCCCACACCCCACAGCCGAGGAAGCGATCCGTATCCTCCGTCCCGATGTCTATGTTAAAGGCGGCGATTATGCCGCAACCCCTGATGAAGAAGCTGCCGGGAAGACTCCGCTCCCCGAAGCAGCAATCGTTCGCAGCTATGGCGGCCAAGTCGTGATTCTCCCGCTGGTGCCCGGCTGGTCAACGACCGCTATTGTTCGCCGCATTCTCGATGCCTATTGTCCAGGTCAGTCCAGGGATGCGCAACCATGA
- a CDS encoding PrsW family intramembrane metalloprotease, whose translation MSTRIGLHRSTQWLGLGCVTIVIFFAGLLSLLASFLEARGHLGVFLLASLLAILEPLLYGWLFLAIDSREPEPLPLILATFFWGATVANLIALVLNTTWFVLLRAIFGSTSPLPLLGALSGAGPVEETAKGLALLLVYLTGNIDGPLDGLVYAGMVALGFAAGEDIDYFARAYLGGGFGGLTITFFLRVLLTGLAHPVFTSFIGLGLGFARQSSSRVRKLALPVLGWVVAVAFHSAWDVLLGLVDLLGKAGVVLGLIQIFLIYPALCLLVIGVEVALVLRFAGRKEAAVVREQLGAEVSAGIATAEDVAVLSSGLGRRKRELQALLRGGLRRWLLQRQLDEYLLDLAFVKWHRAQGDRLPRWLRGSSEEECRAKILALRQELGQ comes from the coding sequence ATGAGTACGCGTATTGGCCTCCACCGCAGTACGCAGTGGCTCGGGCTTGGCTGTGTGACCATCGTCATCTTCTTTGCGGGTTTGCTCTCGCTCCTGGCCAGCTTCCTGGAAGCCCGTGGCCATCTTGGGGTCTTCCTCTTAGCTAGCCTCCTGGCCATTCTCGAACCCCTGCTTTACGGCTGGCTTTTCCTCGCCATCGACTCGCGTGAACCTGAACCACTCCCCCTGATCCTCGCCACTTTCTTCTGGGGAGCAACGGTTGCGAACCTCATCGCACTCGTGCTCAATACCACCTGGTTCGTTCTTCTCCGTGCCATCTTCGGTTCTACCAGCCCCTTACCACTGCTCGGAGCGCTTTCCGGTGCTGGTCCGGTCGAGGAGACGGCCAAAGGGCTCGCCCTGCTCCTGGTCTACCTGACTGGCAACATCGACGGCCCGCTCGATGGCCTGGTCTACGCGGGAATGGTCGCCCTCGGCTTTGCTGCGGGTGAGGACATCGATTACTTTGCTCGTGCCTACCTGGGTGGAGGATTTGGTGGGCTCACGATCACCTTTTTCCTCCGGGTGCTGCTGACTGGACTCGCCCACCCGGTGTTCACCAGCTTCATCGGCTTGGGGCTGGGCTTTGCTCGCCAGAGCTCGAGCCGGGTGCGCAAGCTCGCCTTGCCCGTGCTGGGCTGGGTCGTGGCCGTAGCATTCCACTCCGCCTGGGATGTCTTGCTCGGCCTTGTTGACCTGCTTGGAAAGGCCGGTGTGGTGCTTGGCCTGATCCAAATTTTCCTCATTTACCCAGCACTCTGCCTGCTGGTCATCGGAGTGGAAGTGGCACTGGTGCTTCGGTTCGCCGGACGGAAAGAAGCGGCAGTCGTGCGCGAGCAGCTCGGCGCCGAAGTCAGTGCCGGTATAGCGACGGCCGAGGACGTGGCGGTGCTGAGCAGCGGGCTGGGACGGCGCAAGCGCGAACTCCAGGCGTTGCTGCGGGGCGGGCTGCGGCGCTGGCTGCTGCAGCGGCAGTTAGACGAGTACCTGTTGGACCTGGCGTTCGTGAAGTGGCACCGGGCGCAGGGAGATCGGCTGCCGCGCTGGTTGCGGGGGAGTAGCGAGGAGGAATGCCGGGCCAAGATTCTGGCCTTGCGCCAGGAATTGGGGCAATAG